The Mustelus asterias chromosome 30, sMusAst1.hap1.1, whole genome shotgun sequence DNA segment ccctgctaagcagctttaatggtccgtgattgcagaaactgagcagtcacaggaatgtggtcaagattgtccagtcccacaatgcctcacattcaatctgcagtccttcaattataacagaatatgtggctgtatgtagctgcctcggccatggtcaaccccaacactgccttcctgaactgttacaatgcctgaggtgtaagtacacccacagtgctgttagggagggatttccagctacatattccagactttcactggactgtaggtggatatcagaaACTGTTGGTGggttccagattgatatattccaattAACCAcatccaaggtgagttattcaaatccctttattgtccaggacaatatattcacaatatctttaaaacagaaattaaacattcccatttgatttcaggtactaacatattctgttagtttgttctttattgttaatgtcaggctggggttgttcctcttggagcaaaggaggttgaggggagatttgatagatgtggaaaagattctgacaggtttagataaggtggacaaagaaaagctgttcccattagctgacgggacaaggatgagggggacgcagatttaaggttttggttcagagatgcagggggggatgtgaggaagaatattttgatgcagtgaatggtaatgacctggaactcgctgccttcgagggtggaggaagtggagacaataaacaattacaaaggaaattggatgggcatctgggggagtttcaaacagaaatagtgacgaaatatctctgaacttcctcacaccctgtcactctgtgatccttgtgaaatttaaaaccaggtattcgcaacaagactcaaagagcatcagtccACTGGAagtaaagttgtgagaccggccagtccagcagaaagaaaccctccgaccctccccattgaccaactgtgagaatgaacaaaatgcagtcctggatgtaattgagagcagaaacaacaacagcagaatcaaacccctggaatcactcgtgaacttgttggtgtctcagcaggtgggataaaagactgaatctcttctcacacacagagcaggtgaatggcctctacccaatgtgaattcgctggtgtgtcagcaggttggatgaatcacagaatcccttcccacattgagagcagttgaatggtctctccccggtgtgaactcgttggtgtttccgcaggttggaagactgagtgaatctcttcccacactgagagcaggtgaacggcctctccccggtgtgaactcgctggtgtttccgcaggttggaagactgagtgaatctcttcccacactgagagcaggtgaacggcctctccccagtatgaatgcgCTCATGGACCGGCAGGTCGGAAGAtcgactgaatccctccccacactgagaacacgtgaatggcctctccccagtgtgaactcgctggtgtctctgcaggctggatgactgagtgaatcccttcccacactgagagcagatgaacggcctctgcccagtgtgaactcgctggtgtttctgcaggccgGATGAGtaggtgaatcccttcccacactgagagcaggtgaatggtctcttcccagtgtggctgcgccgatgagcttccagcagagatggggatCTGTATCTCTtctcacagtccgcacatttccatggtttctccatggtgcaagtgtccttgcctctcccttgggtgaccaatcagttgaagccttgtccacacacacaacacgggtaccgtctctccctgctgtgaatggtgtgatatttattcaggctgtgtaactggttaaagctctttagtcagtgcactggaacactctcactcgagtgtggcagtgtgtcgctgcttttccagtcacactgacatttgaaatcttttcaaatcaacagaccggaTAATCATTTCTtcttctagattcaaagtccgatgatattcagctcccaaggaatatgactctgtcagatctagatgtgacgtttgagatttcagcctgtgattcctctttcaatatcctgtaaaacgagtttacaaaagtcatcagtgtcagtacaggatagaaattcagaacagacaattctagtttctatggaacattctttcctatttcagtcccaaaaagctgtaaatctccatcccacacactctccctccattctcactctgctgtatctaatattcaccctcccaattctcctgaaggtgctgattgaggctgattgacagatccatgctcactgcttcctgtcctggacacagagaccataacaaataggagctgcagtcggccatttggtccatcgagccttttaaactattcaatgagataattcgttcatctacctcagcatcattctccccacactaaacccatatcccttgatatcctcaatatctagaaaccaatcaatctctctctcgaaaatagttgatgactgaggcttcactgtcctcaggggttgagaattccaaagcttcaccacatccttg contains these protein-coding regions:
- the LOC144480836 gene encoding uncharacterized protein LOC144480836 yields the protein MEKPWKCADCEKRYRSPSLLEAHRRSHTGKRPFTCSQCGKGFTYSSGLQKHQRVHTGQRPFICSQCGKGFTQSSSLQRHQRVHTGERPFTCSQCGEGFSRSSDLPVHERIHTGERPFTCSQCGKRFTQSSNLRKHQRVHTGERPFTCSQCGKRFTQSSNLRKHQRVHTGERPFNCSQCGKGFCDSSNLLTHQRIHIG